The region TTTATGGCGCAGGAAGGCCGAGAACTGCTGGAGGAGACCGCGCGGTTCTGGCTCAGCCGGACGCAGACGGTGAACGGGCGGCTGGAGCTACACGATGTGATTGGCCCGGACGAATACACCGAGCACATCAACAATAACGCGTACACCAGCTATCTCGCGCATTACAACGTCGCCCTGGCGCTTGACGCCCGCCGCCGTTCGGGCGGCCCGGACGACGGATTTATCGCGCAGTGCGAGGATTTTCTCGCGCGGCTCTTTCTGCCCATGCCGCGGCAGGACAGGGTTATCGCGCAGGATGACACCTTTTTCAGCAAGCCGACAATCGACCTGACGCGCTACCGGGCGCAAGCAGGCAGCCAGTCGGTGCTGCTGGATTATTCGCGCGCCGAAGTCAATGAGATGCAAATTCTCAAGCAGGCGGATGTCGTTATGCTGCTCTATATGCTGCCGTGGCGGTTCGACAGCGCTACCGTTGCCGCGAACCTCGACTACTACGAGCCGCGCACCATTCACGACTCCTCGCTGAGCAAGGCCATCCACGGCATCGTAGCCGCCCGCTGCGGGCGCAATGACGAGGCATACCGCTTCTGGCGCGCGGGTTGCGACATCGATCTCGGCGACGCCCCGCACAGCAGCGACGACGGCATTCACGCGGCGGCGGCCGGCGCTATCTGGCTTGGCGCGGTGCAAGGGTTCGCCGGTATCCGCATTGAAAAAGGCGAACTGCACGTGACGCCGTCACTTCCTCAGCACTGGACGCGGCTGACGTTCCCGTTCTGCTGGCGGGGCTGCCAGCTGAATATTGCGATGACGCACGACACGCTGACCCTTATCACCGACCGCGCCGTCACGCTGTTTATCGACGCGGCGGCGGTGGAGATAGACGGCAGAACGGTGTTTCACCTGACCGACCACGGCTGGCGCAAGGAGGCGATATGCAACCCGACGCGGTGATTTTCGATCTTGATGGCGTCATTACTGACACCGCCCATCTGCATTTTGTGGCGTGGCGTCAGGTAGCGGCGGACATAGGTATCAGCATTGACGAGACGTTTAACCAGCAGCTTAAGGGCATCAGTCGAATGGGATCGCTGGAGCGCATCCTTACCTTTGGCGGGAAGGACGGGCAGTTCAGCGCGGCGGAGAAAGCCGCGCTGGCCGCGCGCAAAAACGCGTGCTATGTCGACTCGCTGCGCTCGCTGACGCCACAGGCGGTGCTGCCGGGGATCGCTGAACTATTACCGGCATTGCGTGAAGCGAGCATCGGCATCGGGCTTGCCTCGGTATCGCTTAACGCGCCGGCGATTTTACGCGCGTTGGGGCTCGCCGACGCCTTCGATTTTTGCGCCGATGCCGCCCGGCTGACGCGCTCCAAGCCGGACCCGGAAATTTTTCTCGCCGCCTGCGCAGGGCTCGGCGTGCGTCCGGAACGCTGCATCGGCGTGGAGGACGCCCAGGCCGGTATCGACGCCATCAATGCCTGCGGGATGATCGCCGTCGGGATTGGCGCCTCGTTAAACGGGGCGCAGTTGCGGCTCGACGATACCGCGCAACTCACCTGGCCGCGGCTTCACGCACTCTGGAATCAACAACGGCGCGCCACGGCGCGCTGCCAATAAGGACAGCATATGGCTCAACTCTCTTTACAACATATTCAGAAGATTTATGACAACCAGGTTCACGTCGTTAAAGATTTCAACCTGGAGATTGCCGATAAAGAGTTTATCGTCTTCGTCGGGCCATCGGGCTGCGGCAAATCCACGACGCTGCGCATGATAGCCGGGCTGGAAGCGATCAGCGGCGGCGAACTGCTAATCGACGGCGTGCGTATGAACGACGTGCCCGCCAAAGCACGTAATATCGCGATGGTGTTCCAGAATTATGCGCTTTATCCACATATGACGGTCTATGACAACATGGCGTTCGGGCTAAAGATGCAGAAGGTCGCGCCTTCAATCATTGAAGAGCGCGTCGCCTGGGCGGCGCAAATCCTCGGGCTCAAGGAGTATCTGAAGCGTAAACCGGGGGCGCTGTCAGGCGGTCAGCGTCAGCGCGTGGCGCTCGGACGCGCTATCGTGCGCGAGGCGGGCGTGTTCCTGATGGACGAGCCGCTCTCTAACCTCGACGCGAAGCTGCGCGTTCAGATGCGCGCTGAAATCAGCAAGCTGCACCAGAAGCTCAATACCACCATGATTTACGTAACCCACGATCAAACCGAAGCCATGACAATGGCGACGCGGATTGTGATTATGAAAGACGGCGTTGTGCAGCAGGTCGGCGCGCCGAAAGAGGTCTATAACCATCCGGCGAATATCTTTGTGGCCGGTTTTATCGGTTCGCCCGCCATGAATTTTATTCGTGGCGCGATCGACGGCGACTTCTTCGTCACCGAAACCCTGAAACTGCCGCTGCCGGTAAATAAAAGAGCGCAACTCAACGCCAGCGGTTGCCAGCGTAAAGCCGTGGTATTAGGCATTCGCCCGGAAGATATCCTCCCCGGCGCGTCAGGGGAAAATATGATTGAGGCGAAAATTACCGTTGCGGAATTAACCGGCGCGGAATTTATGCTCTATGTTACCGTCGGCGGGCACGAAATGGTGGTACGCGCCAGCGCGGATAAAGATTATCAGGCTGACCAGCGTATCCCGATCGCGTTTGATATGAATAAATGCCATTTCTTTGACAGCGAAACCGAAATCGCCATTGCCTGATTAAAACATGCACAAAATAAGCTCCGTTTAAGACGGAGCTTATTTTTTTGTCATGCCTGACTTTGTAATACATTTCGTCTGCCGTCTGGTTTTTCAGGGCGGTTTTTCCAGTATTTGTAGCTGCTACGATGAGTGGAAAAACCGGCATCCATAGCGCTGGCTGCATCTGCAACGGTGTCGTTCTGGTCAAGGACCAGTGGAGCGGATTCGCATTTAAATTCTGCGCTGAAACTTCTTATTTTTCCTGGGGCATCTGTCATGTTCTGAGTTGAGCGTATCGCCTCTGTTCAGATGGCCAAATTCAGTGTGCCACTACAAACGAAACGTTTTAATGAATGGCTTTCAGGATGAAAAAAACTGGCTCAATAGTACAAGCGCACAGAGTATCAACATCGCAATGGTGGTCAGAGCAACTGTCCTGCGCAGAATGATGTCTGTTGACCTGGGGCGTTCCATAAAAAACTCCTTTTTGGTTGAATGCGATTCATGATATACAATTTAGTTAACGGTGTTAACAATATTATGTATCATGAGTCATCGCATCTTTAAAGGACCTAATCTATGGAACAGCAAGAAATACGATCTTTTCGCGCAACGCTTCGTGAAATGGTCAGAGAATTAGGTATGCTCAACCGTAAAGCGAGTGGGACTGAGCTGTCCCCCCTTCAGAGTCATATACTGATTGAACTCAGCAGACAGCCATATGGTTGTACTGAACTTGCCAAAAATCTTTGTGTTGAGAAAGCAAGCATGAGCCGGACGCTCCGGAGTCTTAGTGACGAGGGGTATCTGTTTAAAGAAAATGACACACAGGATGGTAGAGCCTCGCGATTCAGGTTAAGCAAATCAGGCGAACGACTGCTTTGCGCACTTGAAGAAAATGCCGACAGATTTATCGTGGAAGCTCTTGCGTCGTCATCAAATGATGAAATTCAGCTTTTCCAGCAAATCATCAGGCGCTTTTCAGTCAGCTTAAGTAACGCACGTCGTCAACGTGAATCAGGGGTAATTTTCCGTAGACTGGAGCCTGCAGATAACTGCGCAATCGCAGAGATTATCCGTAACAGTTTTCGAGAGAATAAAATTGACCATCTTGAAGGCGTTAGCCTCCATGACCCTGAACTCGAGCGCCTGAGTGAAGCTTATAAACATCCGGGCTGCGGATATTGGGTTGTAGAAGCAAATGGACAAATAGTCGGAGGGGCTGGCCTTTCGCCATTGCGCGGAGAAGAAGGCATTTGCGAAATGCAGAAGTTGTTTTTCAGAAGCGACGCACAAGGAATGGGACTAGGCAGGCGAATGATCGCGTTCATCATTTCTCAGGCTTCTGCAATGGGATACCACTCCTGTTATCTTGAAACCCTTGAAGAACTCAGGCGTGCAGTACGCCTCTACGAATCCTTTGGATTTAAGCATATTCCCGAGCGGCTTGGCGATACGGGCCATAGTAGCTGTGGCATATACATGCTTAAGACACTGTGATGATGACGTTCTCTGTATGTCAGCGCCAGGCACAAACCTGACAGCGGGTTCAGGTACATGAATTCCCTTTGTGCCACTTGTTATAGCTGAGTATTGTGGGGCAATCTTAGGGGCATATATGGGGCATATGAGTGTTATAAATGCCCCAGATATGATATCGATCCGGTTAAGCGTTTAACAAAGCCCCATCAGTTAAGGAAATACGGTAATTTCCCAAACCCCACGCCATTTTCCCTTAACGGGAATAGCTACCGCGAACTCCGACAGCGCAATTGAAAATGCGATGGCCTGATTAAGACTGCTATTAATACGCTCCGCGTAAGACGAAGCTTATTTTCAGATGGGCGTGGTGGGAATTAATGTACGCGCCGGGATGGGCTTTCCGGCAATGCGGGCGAAAAGCAGCGCGCTGCTGATATCGCCTAATTGCTGTGTGGGGATATCGATGCCGCCAGGCGGCGGGTTGAGCAGGAAAGAGAGCGTTTCGTTGCTGTAGCCGACGACCGTCAGCGCCTGCGGGATAGCCAGATCGCGTTCGGCGGCGGCGCGGTAAAGGCTCATCAGCTTCAGGCTGTCGGTGGCAAACACCGCATCGGGCGGTTCGGGCATGGCGAGCAACTGTCGCGCCGCCGCCAGCGCGTTCTCCTGGGTATAGCCGCCATCCACGACCAGCGCAGGGTCGTCTGCACGCCGATGCTTTGCGAGGCTCGCGCGAAATCCGGCGAGCCGGTCGATGGAAACATGATAGTCGAGCGGGGCATGAAGGCAGGCGATGCGCTGGCATCCGCGGGCGATAAGCGTATCCGTCAGCGCGATGCTGTCATGGTAATTATCGGTATCGACGGAACAGATATGCTGATACTGGCCCACCACATTACCGATAACGACCACCGGAATACCGCACTCATCGAGCCTTGCAATAAACGATTCCTCCGCTGGCGAGCTCAGCATAATAATGCCTTTAATCATTTTCTGACGAATGCGTGTCAGGCATTTCTGTAAGTCATCTTCGCTATTACGCGACGTCTGGAGAATAACATCGAAGCCGGTTTCTTCGGCGCGCGCCATAATCGCGTGCAGCACTTCGGAGAAAAAAGGATTACCAGCCGTGGTTTTTGTCGACCTGGTGGAAATCACCATAATGGCGTCAAAGCCGGAAGAAGTCAGCGCACGCGCCAGTTTATTCGGCTGATACTGAAGTTCGTCGATGGCTTTTAACACCCGCTCGCGCGCCGCCTCGGAAATATTGGTCTGATTATTCAGTACGCGCGATACCGTCGATTTTGACACTTTCGCCACGCGGGCAATATCGTAAATGGTCGGGGACATTCGACCGTGCTCCATCACATCGCATCAGAAAATATCTTACTGAAGGCCCGGCGCACTGTCCATGCGGCGCGTTTTTGTAAATCGGCGTCAGTGGCGCTTGAATCGCCGCGTTTAAGCCTTACCTGTTACTATCAGAGGAAATCAACGCATCGGGCGCAGGGATATGATTAAACAACTTCAGAGTGAAATGCAGGCGCTGATGAACCGCAGCGTCGACCGCCATCTGCGGCTGGCCGTCACGGGGCTTAGCCGCAGCGGGAAAACCGCGTTCATCACCGCGCTGGTCAATCAACTGTTGTCAGTCAACAGCGGCGCGCGCCTGCCGCTCTTTTCGCCGGTGCGCGAAGAGCGCCTGCTCGGCGTGCGTCGCGTGCCGCAGCAGGATATGGGCGTCGCGCGCTTTACCTATGATGAAGGGCTGGCGCAGCTTTACGGCACGCCGCCCGCCTGGCCGACGCCGACGCGGGGCGTCAGCGAAATCCGCCTCGCGCTGCGCTACCGGTCGCGCGAGTCGCTGCTGCGCCACTTTAAAGATACCTCCACGCTGTGGCTCGATATCGTTGACTACCCTGGCGAATGGCTGCTGGATTTACCGATGCTCGCGCAGGATTACCTGAGCTGGTCGCGCCAGATGACGGGGCTGCTGCAAGGCGACCGCGCCGTCTGGGCGCAGCGCTGGCGCAGCCTGTGTGAAGGGCTCGATCCGCTGGCGCCGGGCGATGAAAAACGCCTTGCTGAGATTGCCGGGGCCTGGACCGATTACCTGATGCAGTGCAAACGCGAAGGGTTGCATTTTATCCAGCCGGGGCGCTTTGTGTTGCCAGGCGATCTCGCGGGCGCGCCGGTGTTGCAGTTCTTTCCGTGGCCGGGCGTCGATGAGGCGGGCGAGACGAAACTCGCGCAGGCGGGCAAGCAGACGAACATCGGCATGTTGCGCGAGCGCTACAACTACTACTGCGAAAAAGTCGTCAAAGGCTTCTATCGCGAGCACTTTGTGCGCTTCGACCGTCAGATTGTGCTGGTGGACTGTCTCCAGCCGCTCAACAGCGGGCCGCAGGCGTTTAATGACATGCGCCTTGCGCTCACCCAACTGATGCAAAGCTTTCATTATGGGCAACGCACGCTGTTCCGGCGGCTCTTCTCGCCGGTTATCGATAAGCTGCTGTTCGCCGCCACCAAAGCGGATCACGTGACCCACGATCAGCACGCGAATCTGGTGTCGCTGCTCTCGCAACTGGTGCAGGAGGCGTGGCAGAACGCCGCGTTTGAAGGCGTAGATATGGACTGCATGGGCATTGCCTCAATCCAGGCGACCGAAAGCGGGATGGTGGAGAGCCACGGCGAAAGCGTCCCGGCGCTGCGCGGCCACCGCTTAAGCGACGGCGTGCCGCTGACGGTTTACCCTGGCGACGTGCCCCCACGGCTGCCCGGCAGCGCGTTCTGGCAGCAGCAGGGCTTTCAGTTTGAGGCGTTTCGCCCGCGCGAGATGGAGGTTGACCGGCCATTACCGCACATCCGCCTGGACGCGGTGCTGGAGTTTTTAACAGGAGACAAACTGCGATGAGCGAGATCAAACCGCGCCGCGACTTTGACGAGCCGCTGCGCCCGGAGGCAGGCCCGACGCTTCGCGCCACCCAGGCGTTTGACGAGGCGCAGGCGCAGAAATTTATCCCGGTGGCCGAAGAGGAACTCCTGGCGCCCGACGCGCCTGAGCGCGTGGTGGAAAACGCCCTGAAACCGCGCCGCAGCCTCTGGCGGCGCATGGTCACCGCTGGCCTTGGCATCTTTGGCATCAGCGTGGTGGCCCAGGGCGCGCAGTGGGCGGCGAATGCCTGGCGCACCCATGACTGGATTGCGCTCGGCGGCTGTGTCGCGGGCGGGCTCATCGTGGCGGCGGGCGTCGGCGCGCTCGCGAGTGAGTGGCGCAGGCTGCATCGGCTGCGCGAACGCGCCGTGGAGCGCGACGAGGCGCGTGAACTGCTGGCGAGCCACGGGAGCGGAAAAGGGCGTGCGTTTTGCGAGAAGCTGGCGCGCCAGGCGGGGCTTACGCAGGGGCATCCGGCGCTGGCGCGCTGGCATGCCGCAATCCATGAAACCCACAGCGATCGTGAAGTGGTGACGCTCTACGCGCAGATTGTCCAGCCGGTGCTCGATCTCCAGGCCCGCAGCGCCATCAGCCGCTCGGCGGCGGAATCGACGCTGATGATAGCGGTAAGCCCGCTGGCGCTGGTGGATATGGCGTTCATCGCCTGGCGCAACCTGCGGCTGGTGAACCGCATCGCGGCCATTTATGGCATTGAGCTTGGCTACTACAGCCGTATCCGTCTTTTTCGCCTGGTCCTGCTGAATATGGCGTTCGCGGGCGCGAGCGAGATGGTTCGTGAGGTCGGACTGGACTGGATGTCACAGGATCTTGCCGCCCGCGTATCGGCCCGCGTGGCGCAGGGGCTGGGCGCGGGGCTGCTTACCGCGCGTCTTGGCGTAAAGGCGATGGAGTTGTGCCGTCCGCTCCCCTGGACCGGAGACGACAAGCCGCGCCTTGGCGATTTCCGCCGACAACTGCTGAGCGAAGTGAAAACCACGCTGCAAAAGCAGAAACGCGAACGCGAAGAGTAACCGCAACGGCGTCATGCCTGCTCAGGTTTACAGCATGACGCCGCTTTTTACCGCACTCTGTCAATTTTTGTTGACAGACCACTCCCCCGGCTGCGGCAACTGAAGTATTATCTCGCCATTCATTAGCTCAATGCGTGAAGGTGCCGCCATGCGTCTTGAAGTGTTTTGTGAAGACCGCCTCGGTCTGACCCGTGAGTTGCTCGATCTTCTGGTGCTGCGCAGTATTGATTTGCGCGGTATTGAAATCGACCCCATCGGGCGAATCTATCTCAATTTTTCCACGCTGGAATTTAACGCCTTCAGCAGCCTGATGGCGGAAATCCGCCGCATTCCCGGCGTCACCGACGTGCGCACCGTGCCGTGGATGCCGTCCGAGCGCGAGCATCGTTCGCTGAGCGCGCTGCTTGAAGCGCTGCCGGAGCCGGTGTTCTCGGTGGATATGAAAAGCAAAATCGAGCTCGCCAACCCCGCCAGCTGCGCGCTGTTCGGGCAGAATGAAGCGCGCCTGCGTAACCATAACGCCGCCAGTCTTATCAGCGGGTTTAACTTCCAGCGCTGGCTTGAGAGCAGCCCGGCGGAGTCGCATACCGAACACGTGGTGATTAACGGCCAGGATTTCCTGCTCGAAATTACGCCGGTGCATCTTGACGAGGAGAGCGGCGCCAGCATGCTCACCGGAGCGGTCGTGATGCTGCGCTCTACTGTGCGGATGGGACGCCAGCTGCAGAATCTTACCAGCCAGGATCTGCACGCCTTCAGCCATATCATCGCCGTCAGTCCGCGCATGAAACAGGTCGTGGATCAGGCCCGTAAGCTTGCGATGCTGAACGCGCCGCTGCTTATCACCGGCGATACCGGCACCGGGAAAGATCTGCTGGCCCACGCCTGCCATCTGGCAAGCCCGCGCGCCGACAAGCCCTATCTGGCGCTGAACTGCGCGTCGATTCCGGAGGATGTGGTGGAAAGCGAGCTGTTCGGCCATGCGCCGGGCGCTTACGCCAACGCGCATGAAGGCAAAAAAGGGTTCTTTGAGCAGGCCAACGGCGGCTCGGTGCTGCTGGATGAAATTGGCGAGATGTCGCCGCGAATGCAGGCCAAATTGCTGCGTTTCCTGAACGACGGCACCTTCCGTCGCGTCGGCGAGGAGCATGAAGTGCACGTCGATGTGCGCGTCATCTGCGCGACGCAGAAAAACCTTGTCGAGCTGGTGCAAAAGGGCGCGTTTCGTGAAGATCTCTACTATCGCCTCAACGTACTGACGCTGAATCTGCCGCCGCTGCGCGACCGTCCGCAGGACATCATGCCGCTCACCGAAATGTTTGTCGCCCGCTTCGCCGATGAGCAGGGTGTGCCGCGCCCGAAGCTCGCCAGCGACCTGGGCGGCGTATTAACCCGCTACGGCTGGCCGGGCAACGTGCGCCAGCTGAAAAACGCGATTTACCGCGCGCTGACCCAGCTCGACGGCTATGAACTGCGCCCGCAGGATATCCTGCTGCCGGATTTCGACGCCGCGGCGCTGCCGGTGGGGGAAGAGGCAATGGAAGGATCGCTGGACGATATCACCCGTCGCTTCGAACGCTCGGTGCTGACGCAGCTGTATCGCAGCTATCCGAGCACCCGTAAGCTTGCCAAACGGCTGGGTGTCTCGCACACCGCTATCGCCAATAAGCTGCGTGAATATGGCTTAAGCCAGCGCAAAGGCGAAGAGTAACGCCAATAAAAAAGCCTCCGCATGCGGAGGCTTTTTTTATGCGCGGCGCTTACGCTTTCAGCGCGTTAAGCGCGGCGTCATAGTTCGGCTCATGGGTGATTTCATTCACCAGCTCGCTGAACACGACTTCATCATTCTCGTTCACTACCAGCACCGCGCGGGCGGTCAGGCCTTTCAGCGCGCCTTCGTCGATGCCAACGCCGTAATCGCTGGCGAACTGCGCGTTACGCAGGGTGGAGAGCGTAATGACATTGCTCAGGCCTTCCGCGCCGCAGAAGCGGGACTGCGCGAACGGCAGGTCAGCGGAGATACACAGCACGACGGTGTTTTCCATACCGGTCGCCAGCTGGTTGAACTTACGCACGGACGCGGCGCAGACGCCGGTATCGATGCTTGGGAAAATGTTCAGTACTTTACGCTTACCGGCAAACTGGCTCAGTGAGACGTCAGACAGATCTTTTGCCACCAGGCTGAACGGTGCCGCTTTGCTGCCCGCCTGCGGGATCTGACCGACCACGGAAACCGGATTGCCCTGGAAATAGACGATTTGTGACATAGTTATCTTCCTGTTTACATATAGTTAACGTCGCCGCTAGTGTATGTGATCACAGGGGCGATGAATATAAAAAACTGTCCCGGCAGGCTAACTTTCCAGTCGCTATACTGAGGCAAAGCCCGTTGCGAGGAAAATAATGAGAAGCGTAAAAGTGTATCAGGAAGCCTGGCCGCTCCATTCGCCGTTTGTGATTGCCCGCGGCAGCCGCAGTGAAGCGGTGGTGGTCGTGGTGGAGCTGGAAGAAGAGGGCGTGCGCGCCGTGGGCGAATGCACGCCATACCCGCGCTATGGCGAGAGCGTCGCCTCGGTGATGGCGCAGATCATGACGGTCGTCCCGCAGCTCGAAACCGGGCTTGATCGCGCCGCGCTGCAGCGGCTGCTGCCCGCTGGCGCCGCCCGCAACGCCATTGACTGCGCGCTCTGGGATCTTGAAGCCCGCCGCGCAGGCGAGACGCTGGACGCGCATTTGCAGGTGACGCTGCCCGGCCAGCACACCACCGCGCAAACGGTCATTATCGGCGCGCCGGAGCAGATGGCGGTGAACGCCGCGTTGCTCTGGGAAAAGGGCGCGCGGCTTTTGAAAATCAAACTCGACGATACTTTTATTACTGAGCGGATGGTCGCCATTCGTGAAGCGGTGCCGGAGGCGACGCTGATTGTCGATGCTAACGAGTCCTGGCACGCGGAAGGGCTGGCGGCGCGTTGTCAGCTGCTGGCGGATCTCGGCGTCCAGATGCTGGAGCAGCCTCTGCCCGCCTCGGATGACCGCGCGCTCGAAAACTTTATCCACCCGCTGCCCATTTGCGCCGATGAGAGCTGCCACGCGCGCGGCAGTCTCAAAACTCTCGCCGGCCGTTACGAGATGATTAACATCAAGCTTGATAAAACCGGCGGGCTGACCGAGGCGCTGGCGCTGGCGCGTCAGGCGGCGGATGACGGGTTCGGGGTCATGCTGGGCTGTATGCTCTGCACCTCGCGCGCCATCAGCGCCGCGCTGCCGCTCATCCCGCAGGCGCGTTTTACCGATCTCGACGGCCCCACCTGGCTTGCGGTGGATGTCGAGCCCGCCTTACGTTTCACGCCCGGCCAGCTTTATCTCCACCCCGACGCGGCGCCTCAGGTTTCATCATCGTAATGCAATAGCGCGGTCATCGCCGCCAGATAGCGTTCGGTGGCGTCGTCGGCGGAGATGGCCGGAAACTCGGCGGTGATGCAGGCAAGCCCGATATCCGCGCACCAGCTGCCGAACGAGCCGGGCGTTTCATAGCCGACGCTGGTGACGTGCGGCAGCCCGAAAGCCCCGGCGAGCCACTGACCAAGCCGCGTCTGCTGCGGATCTTCAATACAGCCGAGCGGATCGTGAAACGACACCACCCACGCAGGCTTCAGCTGGTGAATTAACTGACACAACGCGGCGGTTTCCGGCTCTGAGCCCGGTTTTTCGCCGGTGGAAAGCGTGACATCGCGCGTCTCGGCAGCGCTGTTCCAGCGATAAACCGTATCGCCCGGCTGCCAGTTCGCGGCCGGGAAATTGCGGTTGAGATCGACGCCGCGCGCATTGGCGCGCAGGCCGAGCTGACAGCCATCCGGGTTAACCGCCAGCACCACATGATGCCGTCGGTGCGTAGGCGCAAGCGTGCGCAGCGCGCAGGAGAGCGTCACCAGCGCCGCGTTCTCATCGCCGTGCGTGCCGGCGATAATCAGCCCCGGCGCGCGCTGCGCCTCCGGGGCCGGAAACCAGAGCAGCGGCGCGCCTAGCGCCGATTCGCCATAACGCCTGGCGTCGTCAGATAAAGCGCCGCGTTGCGCGCGGGGTCTAAGCGTGGTCATAACCGGGCCGCCATTGAAGGAAGATAAAAGGAGTGTTGTCGACAACGGACTGAAATTCAACAGCCTGACGGCAAAAGGCGCGTGGCCTGTTATTCGCGCAGGCAGGCAGTAACACGTTGATCTGACGCAGGGTTAGCCCGCAAAATCCGGGACAGTGGTTTGCAATTTATATTCATCCAACAAATAATTCCCCGACAGCGCGCCCGGAAAGAGCGGTTCGGCGCCAGACTAAAGAGAACGAGGACCTCATGAAAATTCCTGTAAGCATCACCTTAAGCGCATTATGGGTCGCAACCGCGCTGACCGGCGCGTTTGCGGCCGACGTGCCGCCCGGTACGGCGCTCGCCGAACACCAGACGCTGGTACGCCATCTGAAAGATGAACCTGCCTCGCTGGATCCGGCGAAAGCGGTAGGGTTGCCGGAAATTCAGGTGCTGCGCGATCTCTTCGAAGGCCTGGTGAATCAGAACAGCAAGGGCGAACTGGTGCCGGGCGTCGCCACCGAATGGCAGACACACGATAACCGCATCTGGACGTTTAAGCTTCGCGACAATGCCCGCTGGTCTGACGGCACGCCGGTGACGGCGCAGGATTTTGTCTACAGCTGGCAGCGTATGGTGGATCCGAAAACCACCTCGCCGTTCGCCTGGTTCTTCGCGCTGGCCGGCATGGCGCACGCGCAGGACATTATCGACGGCAAGCAGCCGCCCGCGACGCTTGGCGTCAGCGCCGTGGACGCGCGCACGCTGAAGGTCACGCTTGATAAACCGCTGCCCTGGTTCCCGAGCCTCGCGGCCAACGTGGCGCTCTATCCGGTGCAGAAAGCGAACGTTGCGCAGGGCGGGGACTGGACTCGCCCCGGCAAGCTGGTGGGCAACGGCGCATTCGTGCTCAAAGACCGCGTGGTGAACGAAAAGCTGGTGCTGTCGCCGAACAGCCACTACTGGGATAACGCGAAAACGGTGCTGACGCAGGTCACCTTTTTACCGGTCAATCAGGAATCTGCAGCGACCAAACGCTATCTGGCGAATGATATCGACATCACCGAATCCTTCCCGAAAAACCTCTATCAGAAGCTGAAAAAAGAGATCCCAGACCAGGTCTTTACGCCGCCGCAGCTCGGCACCTATTACTACGCCTTTAACACCCGCAAAGGGCCTACGGCAGACGCCCGCGTTCGTCTTGCGCTCAGCATGACCATCGACCGCCGCGTCATGGCGGAAAAAGTGCTCGGCACCGGGGAAAAACCGGCCTGGCGCTTTACGCCGGATGTGACCGCAGGCTTTACGCCCGTG is a window of Cronobacter muytjensii ATCC 51329 DNA encoding:
- the tyrR gene encoding transcriptional regulator TyrR, with translation MRLEVFCEDRLGLTRELLDLLVLRSIDLRGIEIDPIGRIYLNFSTLEFNAFSSLMAEIRRIPGVTDVRTVPWMPSEREHRSLSALLEALPEPVFSVDMKSKIELANPASCALFGQNEARLRNHNAASLISGFNFQRWLESSPAESHTEHVVINGQDFLLEITPVHLDEESGASMLTGAVVMLRSTVRMGRQLQNLTSQDLHAFSHIIAVSPRMKQVVDQARKLAMLNAPLLITGDTGTGKDLLAHACHLASPRADKPYLALNCASIPEDVVESELFGHAPGAYANAHEGKKGFFEQANGGSVLLDEIGEMSPRMQAKLLRFLNDGTFRRVGEEHEVHVDVRVICATQKNLVELVQKGAFREDLYYRLNVLTLNLPPLRDRPQDIMPLTEMFVARFADEQGVPRPKLASDLGGVLTRYGWPGNVRQLKNAIYRALTQLDGYELRPQDILLPDFDAAALPVGEEAMEGSLDDITRRFERSVLTQLYRSYPSTRKLAKRLGVSHTAIANKLREYGLSQRKGEE
- the tpx gene encoding thiol peroxidase, which produces MSQIVYFQGNPVSVVGQIPQAGSKAAPFSLVAKDLSDVSLSQFAGKRKVLNIFPSIDTGVCAASVRKFNQLATGMENTVVLCISADLPFAQSRFCGAEGLSNVITLSTLRNAQFASDYGVGIDEGALKGLTARAVLVVNENDEVVFSELVNEITHEPNYDAALNALKA
- the ycjG gene encoding L-Ala-D/L-Glu epimerase; its protein translation is MRSVKVYQEAWPLHSPFVIARGSRSEAVVVVVELEEEGVRAVGECTPYPRYGESVASVMAQIMTVVPQLETGLDRAALQRLLPAGAARNAIDCALWDLEARRAGETLDAHLQVTLPGQHTTAQTVIIGAPEQMAVNAALLWEKGARLLKIKLDDTFITERMVAIREAVPEATLIVDANESWHAEGLAARCQLLADLGVQMLEQPLPASDDRALENFIHPLPICADESCHARGSLKTLAGRYEMINIKLDKTGGLTEALALARQAADDGFGVMLGCMLCTSRAISAALPLIPQARFTDLDGPTWLAVDVEPALRFTPGQLYLHPDAAPQVSSS
- the mpaA gene encoding murein tripeptide amidase MpaA encodes the protein MTTLRPRAQRGALSDDARRYGESALGAPLLWFPAPEAQRAPGLIIAGTHGDENAALVTLSCALRTLAPTHRRHHVVLAVNPDGCQLGLRANARGVDLNRNFPAANWQPGDTVYRWNSAAETRDVTLSTGEKPGSEPETAALCQLIHQLKPAWVVSFHDPLGCIEDPQQTRLGQWLAGAFGLPHVTSVGYETPGSFGSWCADIGLACITAEFPAISADDATERYLAAMTALLHYDDET
- a CDS encoding peptide ABC transporter substrate-binding protein, coding for MKIPVSITLSALWVATALTGAFAADVPPGTALAEHQTLVRHLKDEPASLDPAKAVGLPEIQVLRDLFEGLVNQNSKGELVPGVATEWQTHDNRIWTFKLRDNARWSDGTPVTAQDFVYSWQRMVDPKTTSPFAWFFALAGMAHAQDIIDGKQPPATLGVSAVDARTLKVTLDKPLPWFPSLAANVALYPVQKANVAQGGDWTRPGKLVGNGAFVLKDRVVNEKLVLSPNSHYWDNAKTVLTQVTFLPVNQESAATKRYLANDIDITESFPKNLYQKLKKEIPDQVFTPPQLGTYYYAFNTRKGPTADARVRLALSMTIDRRVMAEKVLGTGEKPAWRFTPDVTAGFTPVPSEWEQMSQQELNAQAKTLLQAAGYGPSRPLNLTLLYNTSENHQKIAIAVASMWKKNLGVEVKLKNQEWKTYIDSRNTGNFDVIRASWVGDYNEPSTFLSLLSSTHSGNISRFNNADYDKVLQQAAQETSVKARNDDYNSAERIIATQAPIAPIYQYTNGRLIKPWLKGYPIDNPEDVAYSRTMYILKY